CAACGCTATGCTGGAAGCCAGGAGCATGACCTACGATCAACTGAAACCGGGGGCCAATATGGCCGAGATCGACAGGAAGGCCAACGAATTTTTCAAGAAAGCCGGTTACGGGGAGAACCTGTTGCACCGGACAGGGCACGGAATGGGAATCACGGGACACGAGGGGCCTTTTCTGGCGGAAGGGTATGACCGTGAACTCGAGGCGGGCATGATGGTCAGTGTCGAACCGGGCATCTATTTTCCGGGATTGGGAGGATTCAGGCATTCGGATACGGTACTGATTACCGAAGATGGTTATGCCAAGCTGACCGACGCCCCGGATTCGATGGAAGCGCTGACCATACCTTTATAAGCATAAAATCGTGTCCCACGATTTTATGATACGCGACTGCGTCGCTCCTATGCGAAAGAACAAAATTCATATTCCTGAAGCAAGCTGCAGGGTATTTCGGAATGTTGCCGAAATCCTTCGGATTCCGGTATCGCTCTTCCACAAATAAATGAATCCTTATCTATATTTTCGTTTTACGGCGCCTGCCGGACGTGAAGGGTGCGCATGCGGTTGATGGCCCCTGCGAGCTCGAAGGCCCTGAAGGCGGCGATATCCCCGGTCAAATAGGGTGTCAGGCATTCCAGGCCCCCGGCGGCCACGTCCTTCAGCACACAATCGACCACCTCCCTGAGGGTGCGCTGCCCGTCCATGTGACGCACGGCCCGGTGCATGCCGTGGGCCAGGCCCCGGGTCTGGGCGCTGTCGACGATCTGTTCCAGGTCACCCAGGTCGATGCGGGTGCGGCCAAACAGGATTTCCTTTCTTCGGGGGGCGGCGATTTTGGTTCGCCGGTGCTGGCTAAAAGGGTCGAAGCCCTGTTTCAAGGGGATGCGTTTTTTCAGCGCGCCGAACGGTTCGCCCCCTTCTGCGATGCGGCCGGTGTCGTTTTCCGCGGCGATGTCGTGCGCTCTTTCGGTGACGTCTTCGGGCCGGTAGTTGTTCATGCGGATGACGGTGTCGGCCGCCTGAAAGTAATCCCCGGACCCGCCCATCACCAGCACGGTCGAAATGCCCAGATCATCGTAGAGTTGACGCACCCTGTCCACGAAGGGCGTGATGGGTTCGTTGGCCTTCTCCACCAGCATCTGCATGCGCCGGTCGCGAATCATGAAGTTGGTGGCCGAGGTGTCCTCGTCCAGGAGCAGGACTTTCGCGCCCGTTTCGATGGCCTCGGATATGTTGGCGGCCTGGGAGGTGCTGCCGCTGGCGTTGGCGGTGAAAAAGGCGTTGGTGTCCTTCTTGAACGGCAGATTGTCGATAAAGGGCGAGATGTCTACGCCGGCCACGGATCGACCGTCGGCGGCCCTGATTTTAACGGCTGCTTCGAGGCTGACCGTCATTTCCCGACCGTCGCCGGGCAGGTGGTTGTAAACGCCCAGTTCCAGGGCGTTGAGCAGGGTCGACTTGCCGTGAAAACCGCCGCCGACAATCAGGGTAACCCCTTGGGGAATGCCCATCCCGCTGACAATGCCGCGGTTGGGCAGGCGCACTTTCGTTTTAAGGCTTGCCGGCGATTCAAAGCGGACGGCGAGACGTTCCTTCAGAGGTCCGGGATCGATGCCGCTGGCCCGCGGCAGGAGGGATCCGTCGCCCACGAAGCCGACCAGGCCCCTGTCGGCAATGATCCGGCGGAGGGTGTGTGCGTCTTCGGCCGTTTCGATGTGCTCCATGACCGCGGGCATGCTCAGGCTGCGGGCATAAAGCGATGCCTGCACGATTTTGGGGAGTTCCTCAAAAAACATGGCCCGTGCGTGCCGCCCGGATATTTTCCTGCCGACCGCCGGCAGGCCCATGAAGAAGCGCGCTTCCACCAACCGGTCATCCACGGCCATGGCGGTACGGGCCAGGATTTCCTGCGGGGGCCTGTCGATGGTGATCAGGCCGCTTTTGCCGGTTCCCCGCTCGCCCCGGGCAATGCGTGTGCAGCTGTGATGAAAGCTTCTGGTAAGATAGTCGCAAAGAGCGGTTTGCCGGCTGGGACTGGCGGTGGTTTCCGGACCGAAGCCGGAAACCGGACGCATCACGCGGGCGCGGATCCTCGACGGGGCGGCGAAGGGATCGCCCTGGACATGATCGACAAAAAGCCTGAAGCCAGGAAAATCATAGACCCCCTCGATTTCCTTGTAGGTTTTATAGCCTCTGCCGTCGATGCGACGGAGGGTCTTTTCAAGATGGGAGCTCTCTTCGGTCATGGGTCATCCTCCCAACATCGCCGGCGCTTGGCAAGATAGCGTTCCGACATCCAGGTCGCTGTCGCGGTTCAATCCGTTTGCTTTTTGCGGTTGGCCTTGATCGCTTTATCGAGCGCCTTGGCATGCACGTTGCCGGCAAAGTGTACGGGGCTCTTACCGTAAATGGGATCCCAGCCGGCCGGGTCGGCGCTGCAAAAAAACTGAACCTCCAGGCCCATGCGAACGGCGGCCTCTTCAACCGGATAGCCGATGATTTTCAGGGCCGCCTCCCAACTGGCCCCGCAGGGCGCACCGCGCACTACGGTCACGGCGGAAATTTTCCCACCGGCGACTTCGACTTCGTATTCCGGGGCGCCGAATCGGGCGCCGTACTCCCCCAGGCAGTCCTGCCGGGAAAGCCCGCATCAGGTCGGCGGCGTGGCCACGCCCTCCATTTTTACTTTTTTACCCGAGGCCACGACAGGAATACCTTTTTCACGGCACAGCAGGCCGAGGTCGTAGGACAGATCGGGGTGCGTGAGGAAATCCAGCACCAGGTCGGCATCGATATCATCGGGCAGATAGTCGCGGGCGTCATCGATGACCGCCGGAAGCGGCGTGTCGATGGAGATCATCTCGAGGTCGAAGCGGTCCTGACCGAACTTTCTGATGCCGGCGATTTTGCTTTCACCGCTTCCGTTTTGTTGAAACACCAATACTTTCAAAACCGGATAACCTCCTCCGGAGTCATAAGTTGCATGTTGCCGTCTGCATCAACACCCAGGAATATATCCCCTTCAACATTGCCCGCAAGGATCGGATGACGGGATCTCAAGTTCGGAAAATCAAGTTGTTCAAGGGCCTGTTTCAGCAGGTCGATTTGTATTTCTATGTCCTGTCTGCCAAGTCGGTTTTTGAAATATCGGGACACATTTCTATTATAAAGCCGCTTGATTTCGGTTTCAACACAGTGCCGGCTCAGATCGAGCCGAATTTTCACAGGTAATTCACCCACTCCCATTGCTTGAACCCCTCTTTTTCCGTCAGGCGCAGGTATCCGCCTCGCACGGCATGACGCAGGGTGTTCAATATCTCTTCCCTGGACGGCTCAAGGAAATCCTGGATGCGTTCCACCAGGTGTTCCAATGCCGAATCGGTCGGCTCGCCCCGGGCACTGTCCGGCATATCCCCTGGAACAGGACCCAGGTTTTCGAGCACCCGCTTCATCATCATGTCATAAAGCAAAACGGTGTGTTCCAGGTTGGTCAGGGGCCAGGCCTCTTCTTCATCTGCTTCTCCGCTGGCTCTTCTGGTTTTTATTTTGTCCAGCCAGATGTCAAAGTTCTTTTCCCAGTCCAAAACCACTTTATCGAGCATTTCCCGGGTGGCCCCCCTGGTGCTGACGATGGCCCGGTTGGCGTGGTAGTCGTTCCAGTCGTGGCTTTCTATCTTGAGGTCGTAGTTACGGCAATTCTCCCGCACCGCGGTGCCCGGAAACGGTGCCAGGAGATGGAAGCCGTACAGGACCCCCATGGCTTTCAGTTTTTCGCCGAAGGCCACGGTTTCGGCGATGGTTTCGCGCGTTTCTCCGGGAAGCCCTAAAATAAAGGAGGCATGCGGGGTGATGCCGGCATCCGTGCACATCTCAACCGCGGCAACCACCTGATCCAGGGTGATGCCCTTTTTAATCCTCTTGAGCATTTCCGGATTGCCCGTCTCGACCCCGAAACTGACGGCCGTGCATCCGGCGGCCTTCATCCGCTGCAAAACCTCCGGCGATACCGTGTCCACTCTGGCAAACGAGGTCCAGCGCACATCCATTCCGCGGGCGATGATTTCATCACATACGGACAGGCAGTGCCTGGGGGCCGCAGTGAACAGGTCGTCGGCGATATTGATCTGGCTGAAATCGAGGCGGTCGAGATAGGCCAGCTCGTCCACGACCTTCAGGGGGTTGCGGTATCTTACCCTGCCGCCCACCATTTTACGGCCGACGCAGAAGATGCACTTGAAAGGGCAGCCCCGACTGGTGGTCATGCTGACGGGCAGTCCCAGGGCGCGGTAGCGGCCAAGGGGAACGAGATGGCGGGCCGGATCGGGAAGGGTGTCGATGTTTTGGATGAAAGGCCGCGGCCCGGACGACGAGATTCCATCGCCGTCCCGGTAGACCAGTCCCCTGATGTGCGACCAGCTTTCCGGCCGCCGGGGGGACGCAACCAGTTCGACAACGGTTTCCTCGCCTTCACCCAGAACCACGAAGTCTATTTCCGGCACCGCCCGCATGGTTTCCTCGGCACAGAAGGTGACATGCGGGCCGCCCATGACGGTCATGATGTCGGGAGAGAGTGACTTGACGTCCCTGAGAACGGAAAGGGCATTTTCGATATTCATGGTCACGGCGGTAAAGCCGACAAATTGTGGGTCGAATCGCTTCAGTATCGACTGCAACCGCTTTTTAGCGTAGGGGAATACCACCAGGTCGAGAATTTCGACATCGACACCGGCCGCCTCGAGGGCCCCTGCTAAAAATGCCAGGCCCAGGGGGGGGGAGGGTGTTTCCGAAATGGGGTAAAACGGGTTTACCAGTAAGAATCGCGCGGTCATATATTTTTAATGTCCCATACGGGGAATGGGAGAAAATTCCTCGCCCTTGGGTGAAAACTTACGTTTGACAATATAGAACGGAAAGGATTCAAGGATTCAAGGGGCCAAGTGAATGTTCTTTGCTGTTAGCTTTTAGCAGCGATCAGCTAAAGGCTTATTTCTCACTCGAATCCTTGACTCCTCGGCCCCTGAATCCTTTCCTGATGAAAAAACGATGCCACAGTCTGATGACCGTGGCATCATCATTTTTCAGTTATGTAGCGGCGTTTCGTCCGGCGTAACCCGCAGAGCGAAGACAAAAGCCGCAGTTCATAAAATCGGGGAGTCCGATTTTATTAGAACAGTCCGGAGACCTTTCCGGTGTCAGTGTCCACATCGACTCTTCTGAAGGCCGGGTTGGAACCGGTTCCCGGCATCAGGCTGATGGTGCCGGCACAGGGGCACAGGAACTTGGCGCCCGAGTAGATCAGTACGTCGCGAATCGGCAGCCGCCATCCTTTGGGTACCCCCTTGATGGTGGGGTCGTGGCTCAGGCTGAGATGGGTTTTGACCATCATGGTGGCGAAATCCGCGTACTTGGGATCGTTTTCCAGCATCTTGGCCTTGGATTCGGCTTCCGGCTGCCAATCGACACCATCGGCACCGTAGACCTCTTTGGCAATGAGATCGACGCGGTCGCGCAGTTTCATTTCCAGCGGATACAGGAATTTGAACTCATTCTCTTCGTTGCAGGCGTCGATGACGGCATCGGCAAATTCCAGGGCACCCTCGCCGCCCTTTTCCCAATGCTTGGACTCGGCACAGCGCGCGCCGGCCGCTTCGGCTGCCTTGCGCACGATCGCGCACTCGGCATCGGTGTCGGT
Above is a window of Deltaproteobacteria bacterium DNA encoding:
- a CDS encoding ABC-ATPase domain-containing protein: MTEESSHLEKTLRRIDGRGYKTYKEIEGVYDFPGFRLFVDHVQGDPFAAPSRIRARVMRPVSGFGPETTASPSRQTALCDYLTRSFHHSCTRIARGERGTGKSGLITIDRPPQEILARTAMAVDDRLVEARFFMGLPAVGRKISGRHARAMFFEELPKIVQASLYARSLSMPAVMEHIETAEDAHTLRRIIADRGLVGFVGDGSLLPRASGIDPGPLKERLAVRFESPASLKTKVRLPNRGIVSGMGIPQGVTLIVGGGFHGKSTLLNALELGVYNHLPGDGREMTVSLEAAVKIRAADGRSVAGVDISPFIDNLPFKKDTNAFFTANASGSTSQAANISEAIETGAKVLLLDEDTSATNFMIRDRRMQMLVEKANEPITPFVDRVRQLYDDLGISTVLVMGGSGDYFQAADTVIRMNNYRPEDVTERAHDIAAENDTGRIAEGGEPFGALKKRIPLKQGFDPFSQHRRTKIAAPRRKEILFGRTRIDLGDLEQIVDSAQTRGLAHGMHRAVRHMDGQRTLREVVDCVLKDVAAGGLECLTPYLTGDIAAFRAFELAGAINRMRTLHVRQAP
- a CDS encoding B12-binding domain-containing radical SAM protein → MTARFLLVNPFYPISETPSPPLGLAFLAGALEAAGVDVEILDLVVFPYAKKRLQSILKRFDPQFVGFTAVTMNIENALSVLRDVKSLSPDIMTVMGGPHVTFCAEETMRAVPEIDFVVLGEGEETVVELVASPRRPESWSHIRGLVYRDGDGISSSGPRPFIQNIDTLPDPARHLVPLGRYRALGLPVSMTTSRGCPFKCIFCVGRKMVGGRVRYRNPLKVVDELAYLDRLDFSQINIADDLFTAAPRHCLSVCDEIIARGMDVRWTSFARVDTVSPEVLQRMKAAGCTAVSFGVETGNPEMLKRIKKGITLDQVVAAVEMCTDAGITPHASFILGLPGETRETIAETVAFGEKLKAMGVLYGFHLLAPFPGTAVRENCRNYDLKIESHDWNDYHANRAIVSTRGATREMLDKVVLDWEKNFDIWLDKIKTRRASGEADEEEAWPLTNLEHTVLLYDMMMKRVLENLGPVPGDMPDSARGEPTDSALEHLVERIQDFLEPSREEILNTLRHAVRGGYLRLTEKEGFKQWEWVNYL